ACACTGAAACGTGTTACAAGCTCAAAGATTAGGAAAAACAGCTACAATAATTCAAAAGCAGACTTATTATTGAGGCTCATTTCATAACACGTGATAATAATGAAGATATTAGAGCACTATCCAAAGTCCTGTATAATGGAAGAGTTAGTAGATCTCCTTTGTCATTCATACAACTCTAACTACTCTGATTTCATATTGATCAAAAACTTAACCCATacctatattattttatgaaagaTTTTGTGCATGAAATAGTGTCTCTTTATTGGACTGGTAGTTGGCTAGTTGGAGATGTTTGATTCATGATTAATGAGAAAGATAAATAATAATCGAAATTTTAACTATGAATTTTGTGACATTAAATGAGAAACTCAATCCCGAGTGATTAAATCATTCATTACACTCTTTTTAAGATACCCATATTCATATCCCTCGCTATGGAGCTACCAAATCCGGCTCATAAGCCGATGCTCATAAGACTAATACAGTGAagatatttttagaaattatgGTGGGAGTACTGGATCTCTTATATAAGTGAAGTAGTTGTGCATCTTTTTATTCCATTCATGCACTACAAATTCTACAATACAGCTCCAGTTTCATTTCACTTGGTGTTTAGTTGAAATGGAGAAACCGTCTCACATAGCCATTTTCCCCACTTCTGGAATGGGTCATCTCATTCCACTTGTTCAGTTTGCTAAAAGGCTCATAAGCCTTCACAATTTCACTGCAACTTTTATCATAGCTACTGATGGCCCTCTTTCTAAAGCTCAACAAACATTTCTCGATTCGTTGCCTAATGGTTTAGACTATGTTGTTCTTCCTCCTGTTAATCTTGATGATTTGTCCGATGATGTTACGGTCGAAACACGAATGATGATTATAATGTCGAGATCATTGCCTTCGTTTCGTGACACGTTTCAATCCTTTCATGCAGCCAACAAGTTTGCTAGCCTGGTTGTTGATCTTTTTAGTACAGATGCACTTGATGTTGCTATTGAATTCAAGGTGCCACCTTATCTTTTTTTCCCTTCGACTGCTATGGCCTTGTCATTGTTTCTCTATCTGCCTAAGCTTGATAAAATGACTAGTTGTGAGTACAGAGACTTGCCTGACCCGGTTCAAATTCCGGGGTGTATTCCGGTCCATGGGAGGGATCTACCTGGCCCGATTCAAGATAGGAAGAGTGAGACTTATAAGTGGATGCTTCATCATGTGGAGAGGTACAGTTTGGCTGATGGAATAATGGTGAATAGCTTCATGGACTTGGAGGGAGGAGCTATCAAAGCTTTACAAGAATTGGGTAGACCAATGGTTTACCCGGTTGGACCGCTCATTCAAATGGATCATTCAACTACTGGTGCTGATGAGGTGAATTGTTTAAGGTGGTTGGATGATCAGCCTAGTGGTTCTGTCTTGTTTCTGTCCTTTGGTAGTGGCGGAACTCTGACGGCTAATCAGATCTCTGAGTTGGCCTTGGGATTGGAAATGAGTGAGCAAGGATTCTTATGGGTTCTTAGAAGTCCAAATGATGAAACTGCCAACGCAGCTTTCTTTGATAGCTGTAGTAAAAAAGACCCAATTGATTTCTTACCACAAGGTTTCATTGAGAGAACCAAAGGCCATGGTCTCGTGGTGCCTGACTGGGCTCCTCAAGCTCAAATACTTAGTCATGCTTCAACTGGTGGCTTCTTGACTCATTGTGGCTGGAACTCCATCCTTGAGACTCTGACGAATGGCGTGCCTGTGATTGCATGGCCACTCTATGCAGAACAGAGGATGAATGCTGTAATGCTGAATGAAGATCTTAAAGTTGCACTGAGGCCACAAGTTGGGGAGAATGGTATGGTGGGACGTGTTGAAATCGCAAAGCTTGTCAAAGGTTTGATTGAAGGAGAAGAAGGTAAGGGTCTTCGCGCCAGGATGAGAGACCTAAAAGATGCAGCTGTCAAGGCTCTTGATGAAGATGGATCATCAACAAAAGCCATGGCTCAAGTAGTTAGCAAATGGTGTATTTAAGCTTATCATTTAGATTACTGATCTAAGTTCATATGTTTATCATTTACTTTCAGAACTTTAAAGTTTTAAGCTTGTTTTCTTGTTAAATTTTACCGAGTCCCCTTCCCTAAGTTTTAAGCTTCTTTTCTTGTTAAATGTTTTGCTATGTTCCGTTCCTAGTGTAATTTAAGTCCATCTGGGGCGTCCGTGGAGATTAAGTTCAACCATAAAACTGAAAAAAACTACATGAAACATCTAACCACAACCTAACTGAAAGAAACTACATAAAATCTCTAACTACAACTAATCAGACCGATTAAACATGCTAACATGATACAAGAGGATGGGTCTTCGAACTCAGATGGCAATAAGTGATGATGGAGCAACAACCAATGTCAAATAGAAATGAACTGAAGGCTAAAAATGAATAAAGGCTCATCTAAAATTTGTTGTCTTACGTACATGGAATCAGAACTTAGTAGTTTTCCCGTGAAATGCTTTCATGGTGTGGTTAATGCTAAAAATGAGAATTTCAAGTAGATTCTGTACATAAATACACAATTATTGCTATATTTATGCCAACCAAGAAACAAAAAACTTCCAGATGATTATACAGAACACTCAACATATTTAACAAAGCTAGACGCAATTTATTACTTCAACATCATTCCCAATACTCAAGTATATTCCTATGTGTATAGGAAAATGCTAGATGTAATATTTTGGATTTAAAATAATCTATATAAAATGAGACgtgctattttttttattgattataactaaaataataaaaaatgaccCCCTAAATATACACTAATCCCATTACCGTCATATCATCAATGTCACATTTGTAACAACTTTTTTATCCAAGTTAGTGACAACCAATGTCACATCATTTTGTAACAAACATGTAGCATTACTATTCTAGGTAAGAATATTGAGAATCACATGCCATGTATATATTCAAAACAAATCGTTCAAAAGCGTGAAACAGATAGCAAGCCGCAACGCAATCAGATATTTCCAAACCGGACCGGAAGTTCTAAAAAGTTCTCCGATATACTGCAACGCAATCTCATTTCCTGAGAGTAATTTCCAGGCTCCCGCAATAAATTGTTTGATGATTTGGATTGTGATAATTATGGTAATACTGCAGATATTAATTTGAAACATGATCATTTTGTATATGCATATACTTGGGAGCAGTAAAAAAACAGCTGGAACTGATTTTAAATATCTGGACCTTACAAATTCTTTTCTCTCAAGTATATAAGCTACACACTATATACTGTATACTTACTGATTTTAAATATCTGGACCTTACAAATTCTTTTCTCTCAAGTATATAAGCTTGACTCGTTAAAAGTTAAAACCGTCTCGTTtggctaaacgagccggctcgactcgactcatgaaattaaacgagccgacttcgggcaaagatttagaCTCGATTAGCTAAATGAACCGGCTCAGCTCGACACAAATAAACTTAactcgaattaggctcggctcgaaactcgacttgctcgactcgaattacagccctgaCATCAGGACATATTATCTCCCGATCTCAAAGATATTGTCTGTACAGATCATCTCCCGATCGCAAAGATATTGTCTACTCTTTTTAGGGAGATAGATAGGATTTAAAAGATGCACCACCCATATTTCATGGCAAAAAGAGTTGAAAGTAAGGGGAAAATTTGTACAGATTAAAGAAATATAGGAAAAAACGGACCCCAATATGTTATGAGCATATACTTTTGTGCATCAGGGCTCTTCACACGATCAGCAGGATCAAAGTGGCTCTAGtgacaaaaattaaaatgtcaaTTATTCAAGTTAAAGCTTCATATTCAAACCCATTTGGATTTGACACGAGCAACACGCTTTAAACACTGAAACGAAAttagacatattattttttctCTTCCTAGCTCATGGTCTTATGCATGTTATTGTCCTCTCAACATTCTCTACCGAGTTGCAGCAATTGTTTCTACTTTCCTGGGTTCTGGTTTAGTGAAAAGACCCTACatccaagaaaaaaaaacagtttAACATAAAAATGTACCCTTCATTGAACCTTGCAACATTACAGTGACAGTTCTGTCTTGATAATACAATTTGAGATGAGATAATCCTCAATATAAAAAGTAAGTTTTGAGGTACACAAAGGATCCAGTCCACAGTGACACATATCTTCATGTATATACATATCAGTCCTCACATAAGTATAGACTTAATctctgaaaaaaaattaataatgatGCTCAAGtgtcaaaatttcaaatttagacAGAAGATTAAAACATTGAGGAAAAATAGCACTACAAAGTGAACATCTATTAATAATACACCCtcaaataattcaaataataatttcCCAGGACAACCACTAGAAGAAAACTGACTATACAAGCATTCAACTAATAAAGAAAAACCATTCTTAATAGAGTAATTTTACATTCATTATTCAGTGTCAATAGTTTCTATTGTAATTTAATTGAAAGAGAGGTTATGAACATTACTTGCCATCGATGTCATTCCTATATGTAATCACATATACGAACCTAACAATTTCAGCAACTCCAATAACTATCAAAAAATTGAATTCTAGTGTTAACAACAGAACTCACGCTCTATTGATAGGAGGGAGCGGAATGATGTTTGTACTGTGTGTACAAATACGGAAAGAAAATCTAGTCCTagaatatatgttttgaacccAGAAATTACGAAATCATCTAAAAGGATTGACAGTAATAATTGCTCTAGTGTAGAATCTGTCCGCACTCAGCAAATATTGACAAAGGCCCTGTTTGGCAATTAGCGGTTAGCGATTAGCTCTTAGCGAATGAACTAGTTGTTTTAACTAGCTGATTGAAGTAGTTCTTTTGACTAGCGGACTGAATTAGCTGTATTGGATGAAACTGTTTACTCCGTCCGTCCCAACCAATCGTATACATTTGGTtaggacacggagaccaagaaaaagtgtaaaaaatgagtaaagttagataaaaagtgggtatagtggtgggacccatttatatttaataacagatatgagatagtggaggaaagtagtgggtgtaatagtgtttatattattatagaatggagacaGTGGAATAAAGTAGTTGGTGTTATGgtgttttgtattataaaaatttactacttttggaatgtatacaattggtgggacgtcccaaaaaggaaactgtatacaaaggaacgggacggaaggagtagtaAATAGCTGTTTGGTTAGCTTTTTGTACTTTTAATTAGCACATGTCAATCCTCTAATCGAAAAAGCTCGTCCAAGTAGCTTTTTCAGAATTAGTTTTTTGAGTCCAAactgctaattcaatccgctaactaccaaacactagtATTAGATAATTCACATGTCAAACCTAGCCTCAACCTCTAATTTTTTCCcgcaaacctctaacttccaaaaaGCACCAAAATCTTCGGTTTGACTATTCTTTGATGACTCGTCCATCGTTTACCTTTTCATTTTTTGATATGCCGGGATCACACACATTACTGATTCGTTGTGGTTTATTGCATCTCACAATCTACTGAAACAGGGAAAGGGTAACAACTAACAAGTGAAAACTAAAAAATCTAATCATTAGGAAACCtatcaaacaaataaaaatagttCTTTCAAAACAATTGCAATTTTTTCCCGAGGCAATGTAATCAGACTAAATCTATTTTTGCCTCCAAAAATAGTTTGTAATCCACCCTTTCAATTTCCACAAACATTTAATCGTAAATGCTAATGCTAAATGGTTGAAGAAATGCAATCAAGAGGCAAAGAAACGAAAGTCATATCATTTCTATCATTCATCCCTCTATTTTGTCTGGCCCTGGTCCCCAGCAGTCGTCCCCAGCAGTCGGCTGCTAGGGACATCTTATATAACCTACTGTTGCTGCgctgttggatgaatatccaacgaccaggattataacaaattttcaatTCGTCCAGTGCTTTTAACTGCTAGACGGAGAAAATGACCCCATCTAATGCTTAAAAAGCGTTCGTCGAGCGGTTAAAAAGCGCCGGAcgtatttaaaaaaatgttaaaatcttgactgctggatattcatccaacaacTAGAAAAACCAGCCGTTACTTAACAACGTCCCTGGCATACGAGATACGACTGCCACAGACCAGTACCCTTTTGTTCCTACCAACTTCAACTACAGctcaaaagtcaaaacaacCAGTTTAAGAAAGAATGCTTGATTTTCCAATGATAATCATATCCTGAACCGATATCACTAAAAATATTCGCTCCATTAATTTTCGTTCTTCGTTCTTAAATTTATGGCTTCATTATTATCGAAGTCAATCTCGCTCAATCCAGAAAATAACAAAAACctaattctattttatttaaaacaattCATGTAAAATCAGCTCAAAATGGACAAATATACAGTAGCAAcacaaaaaacataataataaacATGATTAAATCATTAGATTAATGATGACAATTGACAATCATATAAGTTACTTATATAAAAGAAAGTTATAAAGACGAAAGACATACAGAACGGAAGAAAAGGAGATCGGCGACAAAAACGGAGGCGGCAGCTCCACCGGTGACGGCAATAGTTCCGGTGAGCATACTCCATTTTCTGTATATCATCTCTTGTGTatctatatgtatgtatatctcCTCTGCAACTTCCAATCCTTCTCTTCTACGTTAGATATATAGCAACGGGTCGTTTTGGATCTGAAAGCATGCCAGTTTAACCCGATTTCTCGTTCAAACCGCGTAAAACTCGAACCAAATTATAATTAAGTTGATTCTGGGCtttgtggcaaaaaaaaaaaaaaagttaattctGGGCCTCAGTGAAATAGGCTTCTTGTTTTGACTGGTTGGGCCATGTTTTCGTTGTTATGGACTAAGTTTTTGTTTGCCCAAAAAGTGAAAATAGAGTACAGTCGATGAAGAAGCACGCCGACAGTTTGGTTGGGGTGGTTCAAAATAGAGGAGCAGAAAGAAATTTTAATCATAATTTAGTAATatgtttaataattttgtaaagaaACACGATATTTTGTGAAAGAATTTTCCGTTTCTtcttataattattttctactcaaatcttatcatacaaaatttatattcacttatttttctttcaagtcttctctttaatatttatatatgataatatatctcAGATGTTAGCAGAAAGCAATgagtttaataatttatatattataggtTTTCCGGCATGTATTTATTCAGACACACTGACAATCATTTAGGTGACAAATTTTTATTAACATAGATTTTTGTGCTTATAAAAAAATACTGTATTGGATTTAGAGCATTCAGGTAAATTAAGAAAAGTGCTTATTTCTTAAAGTAAATAAGTAGGTTAAAAATGATAAGTAaactaaaacttataagtttataagtgattaaactgtttagGAAAGAAGAGAAATTCCCGAAACAAAAGTTAAAATTCTCATCTTATTATAAGGTTATGTTCACTTGAAtgaaatggaatggagggagaataaaatgaattttgtactctaacaTGGTGTAATTAGAGAAAATGTCTATAATTTTCATGAGTTGGGCTCTTTGGAGTCTTGTTTTTTTGGAGTACTTGGAGACTTACTCTAGAACCATTAGATTATAAGATGAATGGATGGCAGATCCGAGTGACAACTGgcattttcctttttaaattaaaaaatactagATACAGCAGCGTGCAAATCGTATATCTTCATAATCGTATCATCGTCTACTACGTCATTCAAGTGACAGTTATTACACCATTGTTTCCCCTTAAAATCACTCCCCTAAAATCAAAACCAACATCCTAATCAGATAAACACGAACGATCGCTCGAGGAACACAGTGGAACCATTGTGATAAGTGTCCACCACTATAATATTAATGCGAAACCGAAGGATGAGTTCAGGTCAGTTTCGTTCAAATCGAGTTGTAAACAAGTGAAATGCTAATTCATTTTGTTGATGCGAAACCATTGTGTCGCTCAATTTGTACCTACATGTCATTTATATAGTGATAAATCGTTGGGCGATTGTTATTTTGCTTGTCCTTAATCAATTTGTAGACAATATGTCTGTTAATTTGTTTTTGGGTTTTGTTCTGTAGTTTGATTTGAATGCTGTAGACATGAGGACTATATGAAAATGTATTGTGGGTGTTTATTGTTACCCGTTTATTGGATTTTATCTTCAAATTATCATTGTCACCCGTTTCTTGTTTTGATTTGAGATTTGGGAGACAAAGTTATGGGTTATGGGTCGATTTTGGGGGACGGAGTAATTGAATTAGTTCCTGATACGGGTGTTAAATCAAGTATTAGAATCCGCCTTTGGTAATTAGATGTGTTCCCACGAATTATTAGATTAATGTGGGTGAACTTTTGCCCTATCTTATTATTTGAAGTGGTGTTTCGTTTATCTTTGTAATTTGGGGGACAACCATAATTttggaaattaaaataattttgctaCAAATTGTGCCATAACTAGTGTTTGTTGCTTGGAAAATAACTCTGAGAGATGACTTGTAGTTAGATTCCTCACTtggtatatatgtgtatgaaaTTCAAAAATGGTTGGATTAATCCACTGTATCCCCTTAATCTGATGATTGCGGTTTAATATATAATTGGAGAGGAACCACGTTTTTTGGTAAATATATGTATTGTGTTGATTGTGGGTTATGTTTATTTAGTTTGAAATTCATGCCAAGTTCAGCAAGACTATTTGAAAATGTGATATTTGTTTAATTGTTTATGCTCTTTCTGTTTTGGGTTTTTCAGCGCTGTGCCTTTGTCAATTGTTATAAAGTCGTGGAATGATGAAACCAGTGGTGGGTCTGAGAGACGATGGGCTTTAGACTAGAGCGTTCAGATTCTCAAAGAGATAACCATGTTAGTGCAGGAAGAGCTAGGAGACAAAGAAGCGAGATTTAGATAGAGAGCGTGCAGTAGCCGAGGCAAAGTGTGGGCTAAGAATCTGAGAGAGAAAAAGAGAGGTGGCGCAATGGATAATTTTGATGCAACAACCGATTAAATCTGCTGGAGCATGGTTGTGTTGCAATGTGATACATTTGAGGATCATCACGGAAAAAGGAGaatatcattttcaaaattatccaaGGACTAGATTATGTGTCTACCTTTAGCTGTTGTTGTCATGTATCATTCGTGTAGACTCTATAGTTCAAGCTTTCGGTATTTCATGATAAAGGCACAAGACATAGCTAAAGGTGACACTAGAGGAAGTTATCTTGTAATTTATGCTCGTTTTAGTAGTTACTTCATTGTCGGAATGTTTCATGCACTATGTTAATCGATGTGTAATTATGGTCTTGGTATAGTTAATGTTATGCGATGAAAAGTCGGTCCATGCTTCAGTGCTTTACTGGCTTCGTTTGGCTTGGTTTGGGTGTCACCTTGTTACATTGTTACGTACTGTGTTATCACAGTTCTCTTCTTGTATGTATTTTGAGCTGATCATGTTTTCGGCATATACAAAGAGGTTTTTCCCACCTTGTCATAATATCTTTTTTCGTGTTTTGGCTTATGCAAATATCCCATCCTCGTAATCTCTCTTTCATATGTATGCCTAGGTTCTTCACTTTTTCGTATCAAGTGCTTTGAAAGGGCTGGTGTACATAAAAGCGTGTTCCATTTTTGAACTTACTAAACCAAACTCTAAATTGCAGTTGCTATGaacagaaaataaaattctagaacaaaattagaaaattaattctagtaTAAAATCATTTGCAGAACAACAGAAAAAGTATAAACTTGAAAGAAGTAATAAAACAACTCAGAAATGAAGGACAACTACAAAGAGCAGAACAGGGGGACAAGATAAAGCAGAACAGGGGACAAATTGGAGATAAACATGATTGAAAACTGTCCCTAATATGGCGCATGATTCATAAAGAccgttataattttttttatacggTATAAAGATAAGTATAGGAATAAGCAAGCATAATATACCCAATCCAGAAAAAAAGGATAGTCGTTAGATTAGAAGAAAATGGACGGACCAGATGgaggactccaatactccaaataATGTTGGTCTCCACTGAACTTAAGCctaattttcattcattcaatAATTCAATAGctattaatttaacaaaaattcTAACCTACGTGTTTTAGAAGGAATGATTTtgacaaataaaatcaaaaatcttgtTTGCCAAACAGGCCCCTGATAAGATGCTCACCTTTTAACTAGTAGCTACACAGTAGAAAATtagtcataatataaaataaagatggTGAAAAAAGTAAATGaatctgataatattttatattattaaaatttatattttattatgtataGAAGTGAGggagatattttaaaattaaatttccaTGGAAGTGATTAAGTGAATGACACACCAAAAACACTTTCAAATTCAGAAAATTGAAACAGAGAAAAGAATGATACCGTAGCAGAAGCGCACATGTATCTGAGAGCCGAGAGGTGATTTCAAGCAGAATGAAAATGACCGAGGAAAATACAACGATGCaacataaaattaatttcaaaatcaaatttaaaaatgttaataaaaaaatattttgagtatcccaaatttcatatatatatatatataggcaagtgctcaaatacaaactccttagtgtacaaacgtacaaacaatcactaaatgacttgaacagaatcactaaatgattgaacGGAATCACTGAATCTATTAGAAGGGTCTGATGCAGAGATAAAGGGAGGGGAGTACTTACGGGGCGGCATAGCCGAGTGGTGGTGCAGCGCGGCCGGCGGCAGCCGCGACGCCGGCGCGAGggcagtgctagaaacacgattgagggatagagacacgattgagggagatgagaaaagcagtggtgaatgtgtgtgtttgtgtgtgtatagcacTAATCGGTGAGGGAacaaccagagagagagagccgctgacagtggtggtggtggtgagagagagaggcgctgggcaatggtggttggtggtggacggtggagagagagagtggcgcTGAGCAGTCGTGGTGGGTGGTGGGTGGTGGGTGGTGAGTGGTGGGTGGGGTTgtcgtggtggtggtgattggaggtgattgtggtggcggtggtgatggatatatgtatgtatgtatttgttaaaataaaatatgctaatcgctaaatattattgtaataatcactagtttgtacgtttgtacagtaaggagtttgtactgaAGTAAgaccttttatatatatatatatatatatatatatatatatatatatatatagggttgcactccacacagaacactttaaaaaaagaacaacacagaacactatcataacactttttcttttcataaaaaatgatttgttatgattataattacatagttaagcactaactaaacttaatatatgaaatctaacatccaaatctatccaaattattaatatgaaatattatagaatccagaacagaatccataatagaatcatgtatatattctttccatgattaatatcacatggaatcatgttatttttaatccatatttgttgttaaacatgtgagatactattattattcataataaatggttaattagcttaaagttagaatttaattcaagttttagatgagattctatgtttgattccaaagtgttcttctttgttcttcttttaagggtgttctgttttgagcaatgccctatatatatatatatatatatatatatatatatatatatatatatatatatatatatatatatatatatatatatatatatattaatcttaAAACAAGCTTCAAAATTTATCTTAAAACAAATATCACTTTTGCAAATTAGTTTAAAATAGGATTATATATTTTGAGCaatttctctttcttttatgtACCCCTAAAATATTAAGACGGAAAAGAATTTATAATGCTTTCCTTCGTGGGAATTCGAAATCGCCCGGGTCAAAAATTGCTGATGCCGTGTTAATATATGGACATTTGCATGAGATTCATGTTTCAAATTGATGGtggtttttttatttgtgaacTTTCAATTCAACTCTTCTATTCTCGGATCTCAACTAATCTTCTTCTTGTTGTAGAAACGTGGACGACTCCACAGTCTCCGTTTATAGCTTGTCCTGTTTCTGTGGAAAGTTCTGCACAGGAATGTTGAGCATCTTTATTCAGCGGTATCTAAAATTTTTATAGACTTGATTGATTTGttcttattaataaaaaatattatattaaagaagTCCTCATTTTTAGTATATTGCAGTAGATTTAAACTCTTAGCAAATTGTTACAACTATTTataaaactagttgagaagccgcgtgATGCGGCGGCCTatagaaattatattaatgattcaatattaatatttgtagaataaaataattttgtggctgtctataaaaagtatatattaatgtttcaaaattaatttttgtaggataaaataaatttatattataaaaatcttgatgtaataccaataccaatatataaaattgcaaaattggactataattggtgaattttttcctgtatacaatgtaatcatataaaaattaacaacaacaaacatgtccgatgaacaacacaaatattataaaagaataaccaacaaacatacatcactaatagttaatttattgatatcaaccatcaatatcatgtcaagactatattcttttcccgtgtttggatttgtcgactccaatatagcggtctataactacctttgctagCAACAAcctttttaatactgtataaacagccttcacttatcgttgcaaaaGAACGGCACCTCCGAGttaaaaatcgagcaagagaactatcaccagagaggtagggttgtggtattgagagacatgaggttgtgtttagatgatccaaaaccctacaatttgggtatttataggtgtagaaagacttgtgtgctactcttttccataattaaataatctgaaacaaaatcagattataaatttcaagctactatattccataaataatttttcttttccataattaaataatctgaaacaaaatcagattaaaactttcaagctactatattccataaataatttgaaacaaaatcagattctgaaacttgcttataATATACctgaaaaaggtagttctaatttttgatatttttcatccaaaaattccagaaaattagaaaaatagaacggagcgatgtgagaggcgc
This genomic window from Daucus carota subsp. sativus chromosome 7, DH1 v3.0, whole genome shotgun sequence contains:
- the LOC108193322 gene encoding hydroquinone glucosyltransferase; the encoded protein is MEKPSHIAIFPTSGMGHLIPLVQFAKRLISLHNFTATFIIATDGPLSKAQQTFLDSLPNGLDYVVLPPVNLDDLSDDVTVETRMMIIMSRSLPSFRDTFQSFHAANKFASLVVDLFSTDALDVAIEFKVPPYLFFPSTAMALSLFLYLPKLDKMTSCEYRDLPDPVQIPGCIPVHGRDLPGPIQDRKSETYKWMLHHVERYSLADGIMVNSFMDLEGGAIKALQELGRPMVYPVGPLIQMDHSTTGADEVNCLRWLDDQPSGSVLFLSFGSGGTLTANQISELALGLEMSEQGFLWVLRSPNDETANAAFFDSCSKKDPIDFLPQGFIERTKGHGLVVPDWAPQAQILSHASTGGFLTHCGWNSILETLTNGVPVIAWPLYAEQRMNAVMLNEDLKVALRPQVGENGMVGRVEIAKLVKGLIEGEEGKGLRARMRDLKDAAVKALDEDGSSTKAMAQVVSKWCI